Proteins from a single region of Streptomyces spinoverrucosus:
- a CDS encoding PhoX family protein, whose product MRNLLPIVRTNDSHAGGRSALTCRFRCGDACFHEVPNTTANPYVGDVIAGALSRRSVMRAAAVVTAAAAAGTAASVAAAPEAQAAPADRWHKPNKPSKGARGLRFTPVAPNTNDAVTIPDGYGQNVVIRWGEPILRGAPAFDPEKQTAKAQAGQFGYNCDFLALLPLPGERGRQILVANHEYTDEILMFRGYDAANPTKEQVEIAWAAHGLSAVVVEGESRTGKLTPVTRHPLNRRVTATTEFRITGPAAGSDLLKTSADPTGTKALGTLNNCAGGVTPWGTTLHGEENFNQYFANSSRATDKRYGIGTGATERKWERFDKRFDVAQEPNEVHRFGYVVELDPYDPDSAPRKHTALGRFKHEGATVRLTEDGRPVVYSGDDERFDYFYKFVGSKRMKKGSSRAVREHNLSLLDEGTLYVAKLTGDSPAMEIDGTGKLPSDGEFDGSGEWIPLATATAKGAVSHVEGMTAEEVFVFTRLAGDKVGATKMDRPEDIEPNPHTGKVYVALTNNSNRGVGTNAKADEANPRNANKHGHILELTERWNRADSTKFAWSLFLVAGDPNDPATYFAGFPKDDVSPISCPDNVAFDDYGNLWISTDGAQLGSHDGLFGVATRGDRRGELKQFLTVPKGAETCGPLVQDRRVLVAVQHPGELDGATAEKPLSAWPDGPGKLNRPAVVAVWRKDGCDIGV is encoded by the coding sequence GTGCGCAATCTGCTGCCTATCGTTAGAACGAATGACTCGCATGCGGGTGGACGGTCCGCCCTGACCTGCCGTTTCCGCTGTGGTGACGCCTGCTTCCACGAGGTGCCCAACACCACCGCCAACCCGTACGTCGGCGACGTCATCGCCGGCGCCCTGAGCCGCCGTAGCGTGATGCGCGCCGCCGCCGTCGTCACCGCGGCCGCCGCCGCCGGCACCGCCGCGAGCGTCGCCGCCGCGCCCGAGGCCCAGGCCGCGCCCGCCGACCGCTGGCACAAGCCGAACAAGCCGAGCAAGGGCGCCCGCGGTCTGCGCTTCACGCCCGTCGCGCCGAACACCAACGACGCCGTCACCATCCCCGACGGGTATGGCCAGAACGTTGTCATCCGCTGGGGCGAGCCCATCCTGCGCGGCGCGCCCGCCTTCGACCCGGAGAAGCAGACCGCCAAGGCCCAGGCCGGTCAGTTCGGGTACAACTGCGACTTCCTGGCGCTGCTGCCGCTGCCCGGCGAGCGGGGCCGCCAGATCCTCGTCGCCAACCACGAGTACACCGACGAGATCCTGATGTTCCGCGGCTACGACGCCGCCAACCCGACCAAGGAGCAGGTCGAGATCGCCTGGGCCGCCCACGGTCTGTCCGCCGTCGTCGTCGAGGGCGAGAGCCGTACCGGCAAGCTCACCCCCGTGACCCGGCACCCGCTCAACCGGCGTGTCACCGCCACCACCGAGTTCCGGATCACCGGCCCCGCCGCCGGTTCCGACCTGCTGAAGACCTCCGCCGACCCGACCGGCACCAAGGCCCTCGGCACCCTCAACAACTGCGCCGGCGGCGTCACCCCGTGGGGCACCACGCTGCACGGCGAGGAGAACTTCAACCAGTACTTCGCCAACTCCAGCCGGGCGACGGACAAGCGGTACGGCATCGGCACCGGCGCCACCGAGCGCAAGTGGGAGCGTTTCGACAAGCGCTTCGACGTCGCCCAGGAGCCGAACGAGGTGCACCGCTTCGGCTACGTCGTCGAGCTCGACCCGTACGACCCCGACTCCGCGCCGCGCAAGCACACCGCGCTCGGCCGCTTCAAGCACGAGGGCGCGACGGTGCGGCTGACCGAGGACGGCCGGCCGGTCGTCTACTCGGGTGACGACGAGCGGTTCGACTACTTCTACAAGTTCGTCGGCAGCAAGCGGATGAAGAAGGGGTCGAGCCGCGCCGTGCGCGAGCACAACCTCTCGCTGCTCGACGAGGGGACGCTCTACGTCGCCAAGCTCACCGGTGACTCCCCGGCGATGGAGATCGACGGCACCGGCAAGCTCCCGAGCGACGGTGAGTTCGACGGCAGCGGCGAGTGGATTCCGCTGGCCACGGCGACGGCGAAGGGCGCGGTCTCCCACGTCGAGGGCATGACCGCCGAGGAGGTGTTCGTCTTCACCCGCCTCGCCGGTGACAAGGTCGGCGCGACGAAGATGGACCGCCCCGAGGACATCGAGCCCAACCCGCACACCGGCAAGGTGTACGTCGCCCTCACCAACAACTCCAACCGCGGTGTCGGTACGAACGCCAAGGCGGACGAGGCCAACCCGCGCAACGCCAACAAGCACGGGCACATCCTGGAGCTGACCGAGCGCTGGAACCGTGCCGACAGCACCAAGTTCGCCTGGTCGCTGTTCCTGGTCGCCGGTGACCCGAACGACCCGGCCACCTACTTCGCCGGGTTCCCGAAGGACGACGTCAGCCCGATCTCCTGCCCGGACAACGTCGCCTTCGACGACTACGGCAACCTGTGGATCTCCACCGACGGCGCGCAGCTCGGCTCGCACGACGGTCTGTTCGGTGTCGCCACGCGCGGTGACCGGCGCGGTGAGCTGAAGCAGTTCCTGACGGTGCCGAAGGGCGCGGAGACCTGCGGTCCGCTCGTGCAGGACCGCCGTGTCCTGGTCGCCGTGCAGCACCCGGGCGAGCTCGACGGCGCGACCGCCGAGAAGCCCCTGAGCGCCTGGCCCGACGGGCCCGGCAAGCTCAACCGTCCCGCGGTCGTGGCCGTGTGGCGCAAGGACGGCTGCGACATCGGCGTCTGA
- a CDS encoding FUSC family protein — protein MSREFPVSLTPPDWLVRNLRAQQAPVNRPAVARAAVAMALPLAIGLAIGRPAYGALASMGAMFGVISDTSAAYRLRVLTIAVPQLFGAVGVTLGTLVHGQGWIAVATVTGVALVSGMISTIGAISSASGLLLLLNAVIGAALPLPGEWWTAPLLLAGGGLLVLLLALLAWPLRFGLPERTAVADTYRAVADLLDACGTDSAVDYDDARHLATLALNEAYDLVLSHRAHHHGRSPELTRLVAQLNAVTPVVEAAPAVHLCGRPLPPEIPAATRAIADAVESGRTEPLPLHLPAPTCETARAVDHALRHAADVVTAPEVDPRGIDDRLGGPAALGVRTARAARNAVLSANSWRYGLRLALCIGIAQALVSLIPFPRSYWVALTVTFVLKPDYGSVFSRALLRALGTVAGLVVAAAVLAEVPRGWWDVAVLLLLAPLIPALTPRGYGYQTAAITPVILLLSDILNQEGTDLLLPRLVDSLMGCAIALIFGYLLWPESWQTRVGTRLADAVADTARYVETAFAATADPAARARMRRRLYRDLSGIRTEFQRALTEPPPTGRRAAAWWPLVVAVERIVDATTAARVRIRHGSAPPSKAEIDQVALQLRELSEGLREAETLTPVRTDLTGPAGSVLEPLRQEVAAARAIASPHT, from the coding sequence ATGTCCCGCGAGTTCCCCGTCAGTCTCACGCCGCCCGACTGGCTGGTCAGGAACCTCCGGGCGCAGCAGGCGCCGGTCAACCGGCCCGCCGTCGCCCGGGCGGCCGTCGCGATGGCGCTGCCGCTCGCCATCGGCCTCGCGATCGGCCGGCCCGCCTACGGCGCCCTCGCCTCCATGGGCGCCATGTTCGGCGTCATCAGCGACACGTCCGCCGCCTACCGGCTGCGGGTGCTCACCATCGCCGTGCCGCAGCTCTTCGGCGCCGTCGGCGTCACCCTCGGCACCCTCGTCCACGGCCAGGGCTGGATCGCCGTCGCCACCGTCACCGGCGTCGCGCTGGTCTCCGGGATGATCTCGACGATCGGCGCGATCTCCTCCGCATCGGGGCTGCTCCTGCTGCTGAACGCCGTGATCGGGGCGGCGCTGCCGCTGCCCGGCGAGTGGTGGACGGCGCCCCTGCTGCTGGCCGGCGGCGGGCTGCTCGTACTGCTCCTCGCCCTGCTCGCCTGGCCGCTGCGCTTCGGGCTCCCCGAACGCACCGCCGTCGCCGACACCTACCGGGCCGTCGCCGACCTGCTCGACGCCTGCGGCACCGACTCCGCGGTGGACTACGACGACGCCCGCCACCTGGCCACCCTCGCCCTCAACGAGGCCTACGACCTGGTCCTGTCCCACCGCGCCCACCATCACGGCCGCAGCCCGGAACTGACCCGGCTGGTCGCCCAGTTGAACGCCGTCACCCCGGTCGTCGAGGCCGCCCCCGCCGTCCACCTCTGCGGCCGGCCCCTGCCGCCCGAGATCCCGGCGGCGACCCGCGCCATCGCCGACGCCGTGGAGTCCGGCCGCACCGAACCGCTCCCGCTCCACCTGCCGGCCCCCACCTGCGAGACCGCCCGCGCGGTGGACCACGCCCTGCGCCACGCCGCCGACGTCGTCACCGCGCCGGAGGTCGACCCGCGCGGCATCGACGACCGCCTCGGCGGCCCCGCCGCCCTCGGCGTCCGTACCGCCCGGGCCGCCCGCAACGCCGTCCTGTCGGCCAACTCCTGGCGCTACGGGCTGCGCCTCGCCCTGTGCATCGGCATCGCCCAGGCCCTGGTCTCCCTCATCCCCTTCCCGCGCTCCTACTGGGTCGCCCTGACCGTCACGTTCGTCCTCAAGCCCGACTACGGCTCGGTCTTCTCCCGCGCCCTGCTGCGCGCGCTCGGCACGGTCGCCGGGCTGGTCGTCGCGGCGGCGGTGCTCGCGGAGGTGCCGCGCGGCTGGTGGGACGTAGCGGTCCTGCTGCTGCTCGCCCCGCTGATCCCGGCACTCACCCCGCGCGGGTACGGCTACCAGACCGCCGCCATCACGCCGGTGATCCTGCTCCTGTCCGACATCCTCAACCAGGAGGGCACCGACCTGCTGCTGCCCCGCCTCGTCGACTCCCTGATGGGCTGCGCGATCGCGCTGATCTTCGGGTATCTGCTGTGGCCGGAGAGCTGGCAGACCCGGGTCGGCACCCGCCTCGCCGACGCGGTGGCGGACACGGCCCGCTACGTCGAGACCGCCTTCGCCGCCACGGCGGACCCCGCGGCCCGCGCCCGGATGCGCCGCCGTCTGTACCGCGACCTGTCCGGCATCCGTACGGAGTTCCAGCGCGCCCTCACCGAGCCCCCGCCCACCGGCCGCCGCGCCGCCGCGTGGTGGCCGCTGGTCGTCGCCGTGGAACGCATCGTGGACGCGACGACGGCGGCGCGGGTCCGCATCAGACACGGATCCGCACCGCCGTCGAAGGCAGAGATCGACCAGGTGGCCCTGCAGCTGAGGGAACTCTCCGAGGGCCTGCGCGAGGCGGAGACCCTCACTCCCGTCCGCACCGACCTGACGGGCCCGGCGGGCAGCGTCCTGGAGCCGCTGCGACAGGAGGTGGCGGCGGCGCGAGCGATCGCGTCACCGCACACCTGA
- a CDS encoding alpha/beta fold hydrolase, whose amino-acid sequence MTSFLAYEDKGADTSSRLPLVLVHGHPFDRTMWAPQIETFAAERRVIAPDLRGYGASPVTPGITPLARFAQDIGALLDELKVESYVLAGLSMGGQIAMECYARFGEHVRGLVLADTFPAAETPQGRRARNATADRLLREGMRGYADEVLGKMVAPYASAQVKTHVHGMMTGTPPEGAAAALRGRAERPDYRELLTRVTVPALVVVGADDEYTPVSDARAMHAALPDSTLHVIEGAAHMPNLERPDDFNAALREFLSRVDG is encoded by the coding sequence ATGACCTCCTTCCTCGCATACGAGGACAAAGGCGCCGACACGTCGTCCCGGCTGCCGCTCGTCCTCGTCCACGGCCACCCCTTCGACCGCACGATGTGGGCGCCGCAGATCGAGACGTTCGCCGCCGAGCGCCGCGTCATCGCCCCCGACCTGCGGGGCTACGGCGCGTCCCCGGTCACCCCCGGCATCACCCCGCTCGCCCGCTTCGCGCAGGACATCGGGGCCCTGCTGGACGAGCTGAAGGTGGAGTCGTACGTGCTGGCCGGGCTGTCGATGGGCGGCCAGATCGCGATGGAGTGCTACGCCCGCTTCGGCGAGCACGTCCGGGGCCTGGTCCTGGCCGACACCTTCCCGGCGGCCGAGACACCGCAGGGCAGGCGCGCCCGCAACGCGACGGCGGACCGGCTGCTCCGGGAGGGCATGCGGGGGTACGCCGACGAGGTGCTGGGGAAAATGGTCGCCCCGTACGCGTCCGCCCAGGTCAAGACCCACGTCCACGGCATGATGACCGGTACCCCGCCGGAGGGCGCCGCGGCGGCCCTGCGCGGCCGGGCCGAACGCCCCGACTACCGCGAACTGCTGACCCGCGTCACGGTCCCGGCCCTGGTGGTGGTCGGCGCGGACGACGAGTACACGCCGGTGTCCGACGCCCGCGCCATGCACGCGGCCCTGCCCGACTCCACCCTCCACGTGATCGAGGGCGCGGCCCACATGCCGAACCTGGAACGCCCGGACGACTTCAACGCGGCGCTGCGGGAATTCCTGTCCCGCGTGGACGGGTGA
- a CDS encoding aminotransferase-like domain-containing protein codes for MDDYLALADRIAADIAAGRLKPGQRLPPQRAFARRRGIAASTAGRVYGELVRRGLVVGEVGRGTFVRATPDARGGRALAEPSTTAPVNLELNYPTAPGQSALLAPALAPLLDPHALTEALRPAAAAGTAPAREAAAALLGCPDPARLLFTGNARQAIAAALASLVRPGGRVGVEELTYPLVKEIAARLGITLVPLAMDQDGLLPQSLTDAHRGTPLSALYVQPTLHNPTSVTMSEERKRQVARAASDLDIPIVEDRIWSFLRPEPPLAVHAPHLTHVVDGLSKRVAPGLTVGFLVVPPERVDAVASAIRSGGWSAGRFALRAAEGWLGDGTVRRLVAAKRADAARRQRIVRRWLGDFAVRSDPQAYYAWWELPAPWRADTFAAAAAAHGIAVTPGTAFAVGVHRTPDAVRLGLASAAEPELERASRVLADVVRDGRSGR; via the coding sequence ATGGACGACTATCTGGCGCTGGCCGACCGCATCGCCGCCGACATCGCCGCCGGGCGGCTCAAGCCCGGCCAACGGCTGCCTCCGCAGCGGGCGTTCGCGCGGCGACGCGGAATCGCCGCGTCGACGGCCGGGCGGGTGTACGGCGAACTCGTGCGCCGGGGACTGGTGGTGGGCGAGGTCGGGCGCGGCACCTTCGTCCGGGCCACGCCGGACGCGCGAGGGGGACGGGCGCTCGCCGAGCCGTCGACCACCGCCCCCGTCAACCTCGAACTCAACTACCCGACCGCTCCCGGCCAGTCCGCCCTCCTCGCCCCCGCCCTCGCACCCCTCCTCGACCCCCACGCTCTCACCGAGGCCCTCCGCCCGGCCGCCGCCGCCGGCACGGCCCCGGCCCGCGAGGCCGCCGCCGCGCTCCTCGGCTGCCCCGATCCGGCCCGGCTGCTGTTCACCGGCAACGCCCGGCAGGCGATCGCCGCCGCCCTCGCCTCCCTGGTCCGGCCCGGCGGCCGGGTCGGCGTCGAGGAGCTGACGTATCCGCTGGTGAAGGAGATCGCCGCCCGGCTCGGCATCACCCTCGTGCCGCTCGCCATGGACCAGGACGGGCTCCTCCCCCAGTCGCTGACAGACGCCCACCGCGGCACACCCCTGTCCGCGCTCTACGTCCAGCCGACGCTGCACAACCCGACGTCGGTGACGATGAGCGAGGAACGCAAGCGCCAGGTGGCGCGGGCCGCGAGCGACTTGGACATCCCGATCGTCGAGGACCGCATCTGGTCCTTCCTCCGGCCCGAGCCGCCCCTCGCCGTCCACGCGCCGCACCTCACCCACGTCGTCGACGGTCTGTCCAAGCGCGTCGCGCCCGGACTCACCGTCGGGTTTCTCGTCGTACCGCCGGAGCGGGTGGACGCGGTGGCGAGCGCGATCCGGTCCGGGGGATGGAGTGCGGGGCGGTTCGCGCTGCGGGCGGCGGAGGGATGGCTCGGGGACGGAACCGTGCGGCGGCTGGTGGCGGCCAAGCGGGCGGACGCGGCGCGGCGGCAGCGAATCGTCCGGCGGTGGCTGGGCGACTTCGCCGTACGGAGCGATCCGCAGGCCTATTACGCCTGGTGGGAGCTGCCGGCGCCGTGGCGGGCGGACACCTTCGCCGCGGCCGCCGCCGCGCACGGCATCGCCGTCACGCCCGGGACCGCCTTCGCCGTAGGCGTGCACCGGACGCCGGACGCCGTCAGGCTTGGGCTCGCGTCGGCTGCTGAGCCGGAACTGGAGCGGGCGTCACGGGTGCTGGCCGACGTCGTACGAGATGGCCGTAGCGGCCGGTGA